In Desulfuromonas sp., the following proteins share a genomic window:
- the rsmI gene encoding 16S rRNA (cytidine(1402)-2'-O)-methyltransferase, translating into MPGTLYLVATPIGNLEDFTFRALRILKEVGLVAAEDTRHSRKLFSHYGIDTPLTPFHEHNERQKGERLLVRLQAGEDVALISDAGTPLVADPGFDLVRRCCAEGIAVTAIPGPVAAVVALSLSGLPSDRFAFENFLPAKAGARMRCIEELKGERRTLVFYEAPHRLAVTLRDLASVFGSEREAAVARELTKLHEELARASLGELAERYAAEKPRGEIVLVVAGAPETPPADESEVRSVLRELLAGGMKPRQAVKDVAKRYGLPGDEVYRMALEMKGESG; encoded by the coding sequence ATGCCCGGCACCCTTTATCTCGTCGCGACCCCCATCGGCAACCTCGAGGACTTTACCTTTCGCGCTCTGCGGATCCTCAAGGAGGTCGGCCTGGTCGCCGCCGAGGATACCCGCCACAGTCGCAAGCTCTTCAGTCACTACGGCATCGACACTCCCCTGACCCCGTTCCACGAGCACAACGAGCGGCAGAAGGGGGAGCGGCTGCTTGTACGCCTTCAGGCCGGTGAAGACGTCGCTCTGATCTCCGACGCCGGCACCCCCCTCGTTGCCGATCCCGGTTTCGACCTGGTGCGCCGCTGTTGCGCCGAGGGGATTGCCGTGACCGCTATTCCCGGACCTGTTGCGGCGGTGGTCGCCCTGTCTCTCTCCGGCCTGCCGAGCGACCGCTTCGCCTTCGAAAACTTCCTCCCGGCCAAGGCCGGGGCCCGCATGCGATGCATTGAAGAGCTGAAGGGCGAGAGGCGCACCCTGGTCTTCTACGAGGCTCCCCATCGCCTCGCCGTCACCCTGCGCGACCTCGCCTCCGTTTTCGGCTCCGAGCGCGAGGCTGCCGTCGCCCGGGAGCTGACCAAGCTACATGAGGAACTTGCCCGTGCATCCCTCGGTGAACTGGCCGAGCGTTACGCCGCAGAGAAGCCCCGGGGCGAGATCGTTCTGGTCGTCGCTGGGGCGCCCGAAACCCCGCCTGCCGACGAGTCCGAGGTGCGTTCCGTGCTGCGGGAGCTGCTCGCCGGGGGGATGAAGCCCCGCCAAGCGGTCAAGGACGTGGCAAAGCGCTATGGCCTGCCGGGGGACGAGGTATACCGGATGGCGCTGGAGATGAAGGGGGAGTCGGGCTGA
- a CDS encoding acylphosphatase, protein MRPVRATVRIRGLVQGVNFRYFTRRTAIEHDLTGWVRNLPDGDVEAVFEGRETAVRQALDWCRSGPSAARVDELFIDWEDFRGEFESFEVLR, encoded by the coding sequence ATGAGACCGGTCCGTGCCACGGTGCGCATCCGCGGCCTCGTCCAGGGGGTCAACTTCCGCTATTTCACCCGCCGCACCGCCATCGAGCACGATCTCACCGGCTGGGTGCGCAACCTGCCGGACGGCGACGTGGAGGCGGTCTTCGAGGGACGCGAGACGGCGGTGCGGCAGGCCCTCGACTGGTGCCGCAGCGGCCCCAGCGCCGCCCGGGTCGATGAACTCTTCATCGACTGGGAGGATTTTCGGGGGGAATTCGAGTCGTTCGAAGTGTTGCGCTAA
- the ligA gene encoding NAD-dependent DNA ligase LigA — MDETQARDRHLELCKQLHRHNYLYHVLDRPEIPDAEYDRLFRELLELEKAYPELAGPDSPSARVGAAPLDKFEPLRHTLPMLSLENAFDEAEMREFDARIKRFLHRDAEIDYVCEMKMDGVAVELVYRGGKLAAGATRGDGTVGENITENLKTVPAVPLVLADSAPELLEVRGEVFMDLRDFQALNREREENGEPTFANPRNATAGSLRQLDSRVTARRPLKIFCYGVGEIAGDVPSNHLETLEALQGWGCRVNLEGTRRVRGVDGVLARYRELVESREELPFEIDGMVVKVDDLALRRELGEKTRTPRWAIACKFPPRQAETIIEDILLQVGRTGAITPVALLRPVEVSGVTVSRASLHNWDEIDRLGVRIGDHVVVERAGDVIPDVVRVLAEKRTGIERPLPLPQACPECGSPVAKLEGEVVPRCQDLACPARLLEGIKHFVGRRAMDIDGLGARYIDQMLRLDLSESVADLYRLDRDDLFRFERMGEKLAEKLLGAIEASKRRPLPRFLFALGIRHVGEHIAKVLARQFGSLDNLAKTSRDELLAIHEVGPQVADSVVDFFASGRNREILDQLRAAGVAPEATERRAGGPLSGKTFVFTGTLPTLGRKEGQEMVENLGGRAAGSVSRKTDYVVAGEEAGSKLEKARSLGVAILSEKEFLTMIEKEAEA; from the coding sequence ATGGACGAGACCCAGGCCAGAGACCGCCACTTGGAGTTATGCAAACAACTCCACCGCCACAACTACCTCTACCACGTCCTCGACCGCCCCGAGATCCCCGACGCCGAGTACGACCGCCTGTTTCGCGAACTGCTCGAACTGGAGAAGGCCTATCCCGAGCTGGCCGGCCCCGACTCCCCCTCCGCCCGGGTCGGCGCGGCGCCCCTCGACAAGTTCGAGCCCCTGCGCCACACCCTGCCGATGCTCTCCCTGGAGAACGCCTTCGACGAGGCCGAGATGCGCGAGTTCGACGCCCGCATCAAGCGCTTCCTGCACCGGGACGCGGAGATCGACTACGTCTGCGAAATGAAGATGGACGGGGTGGCGGTGGAGCTCGTCTACCGCGGCGGAAAGCTGGCCGCCGGCGCCACCCGGGGCGACGGCACGGTCGGGGAGAATATCACCGAGAACCTCAAGACCGTCCCCGCCGTCCCCCTCGTCCTTGCGGACTCCGCACCGGAGCTGCTCGAGGTGCGCGGGGAGGTCTTCATGGACCTGCGTGACTTCCAGGCCCTGAACCGGGAGAGGGAGGAGAACGGCGAGCCGACCTTCGCCAACCCCCGCAACGCCACCGCCGGGAGCCTGCGCCAGCTCGACTCCCGGGTCACCGCCCGGCGCCCCCTGAAAATCTTCTGCTACGGGGTGGGAGAAATCGCCGGAGATGTCCCCTCTAATCACCTGGAAACCCTGGAGGCCCTGCAGGGATGGGGCTGCCGGGTCAACCTCGAGGGCACCCGGCGAGTGCGGGGCGTCGACGGGGTGCTCGCCCGCTACCGGGAACTGGTCGAGAGCCGCGAAGAGCTGCCCTTCGAGATCGACGGCATGGTGGTCAAGGTCGACGACCTCGCCCTGCGCCGGGAACTGGGGGAGAAGACCCGCACCCCGCGCTGGGCGATCGCCTGCAAGTTCCCGCCTCGCCAGGCCGAGACGATCATCGAGGACATCCTGCTTCAGGTCGGCCGCACCGGCGCCATCACCCCCGTCGCGCTGCTGCGACCGGTAGAGGTCAGCGGCGTGACCGTCTCCCGGGCCAGCCTGCACAACTGGGACGAAATCGACCGGCTCGGGGTGCGCATCGGCGACCACGTGGTCGTGGAGCGCGCCGGCGACGTCATCCCCGACGTGGTCCGGGTCCTCGCCGAAAAGCGCACCGGGATCGAGCGGCCCCTCCCCCTGCCCCAGGCCTGCCCGGAATGCGGCTCGCCCGTGGCGAAGCTGGAGGGCGAGGTCGTCCCGCGCTGCCAGGACCTCGCCTGCCCGGCCCGCCTGCTGGAGGGGATCAAACACTTCGTGGGCCGCCGCGCCATGGACATCGACGGCCTCGGGGCCCGCTACATCGACCAGATGCTGCGCCTCGACCTGTCGGAGAGTGTGGCCGATCTCTACCGTCTCGACCGGGACGACCTCTTCCGCTTCGAGCGCATGGGCGAGAAACTGGCCGAGAAACTCCTAGGGGCCATCGAGGCGAGCAAGCGCCGCCCCCTGCCCCGCTTCCTCTTCGCCCTCGGCATCCGCCATGTCGGCGAGCACATCGCCAAGGTCCTGGCGCGCCAGTTCGGCTCCCTGGACAACCTGGCGAAGACGAGCCGTGACGAGTTGCTGGCGATCCACGAGGTCGGTCCCCAGGTCGCCGACAGCGTCGTCGACTTCTTCGCCTCCGGTCGCAACCGCGAGATCCTCGACCAGCTGCGCGCCGCCGGGGTCGCCCCCGAAGCGACCGAACGTCGCGCCGGCGGCCCCCTCTCGGGCAAGACCTTTGTCTTCACCGGCACCCTCCCGACCCTCGGCCGCAAAGAGGGACAGGAGATGGTGGAGAACCTCGGCGGCCGCGCCGCCGGCTCGGTGAGCAGAAAGACCGACTACGTCGTCGCCGGCGAAGAAGCGGGAAGCAAGCTGGAAAAGGCCCGCTCCCTCGGCGTCGCGATCCTTTCCGAGAAGGAGTTTCTGACCATGATCGAAAAGGAGGCAGAAGCATGA
- a CDS encoding CNNM domain-containing protein has translation MDDQYMRLALLGVLFLLSAFFSGSETALMSIDRLRVKYLVQKKRPKAKRLEALIENPDRLLGTILVGNNLVNIAISVFATGFFVHLYGERGELVTILVLTPLLLLFAEVSPKSYAARYPERTSFFVLRPIRVSMLLLAPVSLFVTAFSRFFTRLISGKEEARPVISEDELRTLITVGEQTGVVPKEQRRMLHGVFELSQTRVRDVMIPRTELVGIEVDAPFEKVLVLAQQARHSRFPVYEGDLDSVVGIIHSKDILNYVDRPKEFAIREVARPPYFVPESKRIETLLQSFRKKRLHLAVVVDEYGGVEGIVTLEDIFEEVFGEIQDEYDVEEVLIREIAPGRFLIDGSASLRTINRRFNLQLSEEHANTLAGFLLRVIGAIPQEGARCEAEGIVLVARKVVDRRVEEIEMILEENPS, from the coding sequence GTGGACGACCAATATATGCGCCTTGCCCTGCTCGGGGTGCTGTTCCTGCTCTCCGCCTTCTTCAGCGGGTCGGAGACGGCGTTGATGTCCATCGACCGGCTGCGGGTGAAGTACCTTGTGCAGAAGAAACGCCCCAAGGCCAAAAGGCTGGAGGCGCTGATCGAGAACCCCGACCGCCTGCTCGGGACCATCCTCGTCGGCAACAACCTGGTCAACATCGCCATCTCGGTCTTCGCCACCGGCTTTTTCGTCCACCTCTACGGCGAGCGGGGCGAACTGGTCACCATCCTCGTGCTGACCCCCCTGCTCCTTCTCTTCGCCGAGGTCAGCCCCAAGTCCTACGCCGCCAGGTACCCGGAGCGGACCTCATTTTTCGTCCTGCGCCCGATCCGGGTCTCCATGCTGCTGCTCGCCCCGGTGAGCCTCTTCGTTACCGCCTTCTCCCGCTTTTTTACCCGCCTGATTTCCGGCAAGGAGGAGGCGCGCCCGGTCATCTCCGAGGACGAGCTGCGCACCCTGATCACCGTCGGTGAGCAGACCGGGGTGGTTCCCAAGGAGCAGCGGCGCATGCTTCACGGGGTTTTCGAACTCTCCCAGACCCGGGTGCGCGACGTCATGATTCCCCGCACGGAACTGGTCGGCATCGAGGTCGACGCCCCCTTCGAGAAGGTGCTGGTCCTGGCCCAGCAGGCCCGCCATTCCCGTTTTCCCGTCTACGAGGGGGATCTCGACAGCGTCGTCGGGATCATCCATTCCAAGGACATCCTCAACTACGTGGACCGGCCGAAGGAATTCGCCATCCGCGAGGTCGCCCGCCCTCCCTACTTCGTCCCCGAATCGAAGCGCATCGAGACCCTCCTGCAGTCCTTTCGCAAAAAGCGCCTGCACCTGGCCGTCGTGGTCGACGAGTACGGCGGGGTGGAGGGGATCGTCACCCTGGAGGACATCTTCGAGGAGGTCTTCGGCGAGATCCAGGACGAGTACGACGTAGAGGAGGTGCTGATCCGGGAGATCGCCCCGGGGCGCTTCCTGATCGACGGCAGCGCCTCGTTGCGCACCATCAACCGCCGCTTCAATCTCCAGCTCTCCGAGGAGCACGCCAACACCCTGGCCGGCTTCCTGCTCCGGGTCATCGGGGCCATTCCCCAGGAAGGGGCCCGATGCGAGGCGGAAGGCATCGTCCTTGTCGCCCGCAAGGTCGTCGATCGCCGGGTCGAGGAAATCGAGATGATCCTGGAGGAAAATCCCTCCTGA
- the mraZ gene encoding division/cell wall cluster transcriptional repressor MraZ, whose protein sequence is MNFQGEFHNTIDAKGRASIPAKFREVLAETQGDERVVVTKNLEGGLTAYPLSHWSQILENVQGLPNGPQKAAAIRLMVAPAAECAFDKQGRIQIPQALRSDAGLKKEIVVVGLFEKIEIYSQLQYAAVTSKSEELLQSDSQAVADMGF, encoded by the coding sequence ATGAATTTTCAGGGGGAGTTCCACAACACCATCGACGCCAAGGGGCGGGCGAGCATTCCGGCGAAGTTCCGGGAAGTACTCGCCGAAACCCAGGGTGACGAGCGCGTCGTGGTGACCAAGAACCTCGAGGGCGGCCTGACCGCCTATCCCCTTTCCCACTGGAGCCAGATCCTGGAGAACGTCCAGGGACTGCCCAACGGCCCTCAGAAGGCCGCGGCGATCCGGTTGATGGTCGCTCCTGCCGCCGAGTGCGCTTTCGACAAGCAGGGGCGAATCCAGATCCCCCAGGCCCTGCGCAGCGACGCCGGCCTGAAAAAGGAGATCGTCGTTGTCGGGCTCTTTGAGAAGATCGAAATCTACAGCCAGCTTCAGTACGCCGCCGTGACCAGCAAGTCCGAGGAGTTGCTCCAGAGCGACTCCCAGGCTGTGGCGGACATGGGTTTCTGA
- the rsmH gene encoding 16S rRNA (cytosine(1402)-N(4))-methyltransferase RsmH, with translation MPAEIFAHLSVMPEEVVEYLRPRPGGVYLDGTVGGGGHAGLLLEASAPDGRLIGLDRDPAALRKAAEVLAPCADRALLRHANFSEADEVLAELGIDGLDGMLLDLGVSSHQLDTPERGFSFREDAPLDMRMDPGAGETAADVVNEADGRELARIFFEYGEERWARRIARRIVDERERRPLATTAELAELVRAAVPGGMIPSRVHPATRVFQALRIHVNRELEHVARGVAGGIDLLKPGGRLAVISFHSLEDRIVKRIFRQEAKACICPPRLPLCACGKVPRVELVTRKAVRPSPAEVDANPRARSAILRVAERCS, from the coding sequence GTGCCGGCGGAGATCTTCGCCCACCTCTCGGTCATGCCCGAAGAGGTTGTGGAATATCTGCGGCCCCGGCCCGGAGGCGTCTACCTCGACGGGACGGTCGGCGGCGGCGGTCATGCCGGGCTCCTTCTGGAGGCCTCGGCGCCGGACGGGCGGCTGATCGGCCTCGACCGCGACCCGGCGGCCCTGCGCAAGGCCGCAGAAGTGCTGGCCCCCTGCGCCGACCGGGCTCTGCTGCGGCACGCCAATTTTTCCGAGGCGGACGAGGTCCTGGCCGAACTCGGGATCGACGGGCTGGACGGCATGCTGCTCGACCTGGGGGTCTCCTCCCATCAGCTGGACACGCCCGAGCGGGGCTTCTCCTTCCGCGAGGACGCTCCCCTCGACATGAGGATGGATCCCGGGGCGGGGGAGACGGCGGCCGATGTGGTCAACGAAGCCGACGGGCGGGAGTTGGCCCGGATCTTTTTCGAATACGGCGAGGAGCGCTGGGCTCGGCGCATCGCACGGCGCATCGTGGACGAGCGGGAACGCCGTCCGCTGGCCACCACTGCGGAGCTGGCCGAACTGGTCCGTGCGGCGGTTCCCGGCGGGATGATTCCCTCACGGGTTCACCCGGCGACCCGGGTGTTTCAGGCCCTGCGGATCCACGTCAACCGGGAGCTGGAGCATGTCGCCCGGGGGGTTGCCGGAGGGATTGATCTTTTAAAGCCTGGAGGGAGGCTGGCGGTAATCAGCTTCCATTCTTTGGAGGATCGCATCGTCAAGCGGATCTTCCGGCAGGAGGCCAAAGCCTGCATCTGTCCGCCGCGGCTTCCGCTCTGCGCCTGCGGGAAAGTTCCGCGGGTGGAGCTGGTCACGCGCAAGGCGGTGCGCCCGTCTCCGGCGGAGGTCGATGCCAACCCCAGGGCACGAAGTGCGATCCTGCGCGTTGCGGAACGCTGTAGCTGA
- the ftsL gene encoding cell division protein FtsL, with amino-acid sequence MSDTIVRPIPKVNVLVLRRPRLFPLLGFVAILLAVSLFFVWSRLQVINLEYEISSLEGRLRGLQQDSRQLRLEEASLRSPARIEQVALNKLGLRMPNPSQVITVD; translated from the coding sequence ATGTCCGATACCATTGTCCGTCCCATCCCCAAGGTCAACGTACTGGTGCTGCGCCGGCCCCGGCTCTTTCCCCTGCTCGGGTTCGTCGCGATTCTGCTCGCCGTCTCCCTGTTCTTCGTCTGGTCCCGGCTTCAGGTGATCAACCTGGAATACGAGATTTCGAGCCTCGAGGGGCGCCTGCGCGGCCTGCAGCAGGATTCCCGCCAGCTCCGCCTGGAGGAGGCGAGCCTGCGCAGCCCGGCCCGGATTGAACAGGTCGCCTTGAACAAGCTCGGGTTGCGGATGCCCAACCCCTCGCAGGTCATCACCGTGGACTGA
- a CDS encoding penicillin-binding protein — protein MDKTEGWVRIRIRLVGVLFVVAFLLVATRAYYIQVHCRDDWQKKAERQHQKVIPLTPQRGTIFDRNSEVMALSVEADSIYLEPSKARAGKVKARDLAAALSLPHKAVAAKLKSEKRFLWLKRQVPPRVSEKVRALKLPGVNFIKEHKRYYPNSKIGAQVVGFTGIDPEGLEGVELKYDSVILGQGGYLVTERDALGRGIGSGEPEIKGGSRGDDLYLTLDKNLQYIAEKELAAGVRKANAKAGTVVVLEPRTGKVLAMASQPDFNPNAFNKYRPRQWRNRALIDTFEPGSTMKIFLLAAALNEGAVRPEELIDCEKGEFRVGGKVIHDHHPYEQLSVADILKVSSNIGSAKIGKILERDRLYSYLTGFGFGAPSGVDLPGETSGLLRKPSRWFEVDLAAISFGQAITVTPLQLALATAAIANGGTLMEPYVVERVVDSYGEVVDRRKPRAVRRVVNEKVARIVREMMVRVTEEGGTGTRGAVTGYRVAGKTGTAQKVDPVTRGYSVDKRVSSFVGMVPAEDPELVVLVVIDEPEGQTYGGVVAAPVFSRIAEQALRHLKVAPNQPGQEDFLPPLPPVTLASRETPPVRIEGQGGEIEGEGTLNMPDCIGMSYRQVLQAMERTGLNIRLNGSGRVVEQLPAPGGQIRYGKEVWVRLQPPA, from the coding sequence ATGGATAAGACCGAGGGGTGGGTCCGCATTCGAATCCGGCTGGTCGGCGTGCTCTTCGTGGTGGCCTTTCTCCTGGTCGCCACAAGGGCGTACTATATCCAGGTGCACTGTCGGGATGACTGGCAGAAAAAGGCCGAACGGCAACATCAGAAGGTGATCCCGCTCACCCCGCAGCGGGGCACCATTTTCGACCGCAATAGTGAGGTGATGGCCTTGAGCGTTGAGGCGGACTCCATCTACCTGGAACCCAGCAAGGCCAGGGCCGGCAAGGTGAAGGCCCGGGATCTGGCTGCGGCACTCTCCCTCCCGCACAAGGCGGTGGCGGCCAAGCTCAAATCGGAAAAGCGTTTTCTCTGGCTCAAGCGCCAGGTCCCCCCCCGGGTAAGTGAAAAGGTCAGGGCCTTGAAGCTTCCGGGGGTGAATTTTATCAAGGAACACAAACGGTATTATCCCAACTCCAAGATCGGGGCCCAGGTCGTCGGCTTTACCGGGATCGATCCCGAGGGGCTGGAGGGTGTAGAGCTCAAATACGACTCGGTCATTCTCGGGCAGGGCGGCTACCTGGTGACCGAAAGGGATGCCCTGGGCCGGGGCATCGGCTCCGGAGAGCCGGAGATCAAGGGGGGCAGCCGCGGCGACGACCTCTACCTGACCCTCGACAAAAACCTGCAGTACATCGCCGAGAAGGAACTGGCCGCGGGGGTCCGCAAAGCGAACGCCAAAGCCGGGACGGTGGTAGTCCTCGAGCCGCGTACCGGCAAGGTCCTGGCCATGGCCAGCCAGCCCGACTTCAATCCCAACGCATTCAACAAGTACCGTCCCAGGCAGTGGCGCAACCGGGCCCTGATCGACACTTTCGAGCCCGGCTCTACCATGAAGATCTTCCTCCTTGCGGCCGCCCTTAACGAGGGAGCGGTTCGGCCAGAAGAGCTTATCGACTGCGAAAAAGGCGAGTTCCGGGTCGGCGGCAAGGTCATCCACGACCACCATCCCTATGAACAGCTCTCCGTCGCCGACATCCTCAAAGTCAGCTCCAACATCGGTTCAGCCAAGATCGGAAAAATTCTGGAACGGGACCGCCTCTACTCCTACCTCACCGGTTTCGGCTTTGGTGCGCCCAGCGGGGTCGATCTCCCGGGAGAGACCTCGGGCCTTTTGCGCAAGCCGTCTCGTTGGTTTGAGGTTGATCTTGCGGCGATTTCCTTCGGCCAGGCGATCACGGTGACCCCTCTGCAACTGGCGCTGGCGACCGCCGCCATCGCCAACGGGGGCACCCTCATGGAGCCCTATGTGGTCGAACGGGTCGTGGACAGCTACGGCGAGGTCGTCGATCGTCGCAAGCCCCGCGCGGTGCGCAGGGTGGTCAACGAGAAGGTGGCACGTATCGTTCGCGAGATGATGGTTCGTGTCACCGAGGAGGGAGGGACGGGGACCAGGGGCGCCGTGACCGGCTACCGCGTCGCCGGCAAGACCGGGACCGCCCAGAAGGTGGATCCGGTGACCCGGGGCTACTCTGTGGATAAGCGCGTTTCCTCCTTTGTCGGGATGGTGCCGGCCGAAGATCCTGAACTGGTGGTGCTGGTCGTGATCGACGAGCCCGAGGGACAGACCTACGGCGGGGTGGTGGCGGCCCCGGTTTTCTCCCGCATTGCAGAGCAGGCGCTGCGGCACTTGAAAGTCGCTCCGAACCAGCCCGGCCAGGAGGACTTCCTTCCTCCCCTTCCCCCGGTTACCCTGGCCTCCAGAGAGACGCCCCCTGTCAGGATTGAGGGGCAGGGCGGGGAGATTGAGGGCGAAGGGACGCTGAACATGCCCGATTGCATCGGAATGAGCTACCGCCAGGTGCTTCAGGCGATGGAGCGCACCGGGCTGAATATAAGACTGAACGGTTCGGGGCGGGTGGTGGAGCAACTCCCGGCTCCCGGTGGCCAAATCCGCTACGGAAAAGAGGTCTGGGTGCGGCTCCAGCCCCCGGCCTGA